The Desulfosporosinus acidiphilus SJ4 genome has a window encoding:
- a CDS encoding gamma carbonic anhydrase family protein, translating into MSQTMKKPQIAGNVFLADGCKVLGEVEIGEHSSVWYNSVIRGDLAKIQIGEYTNIQDLVTIHVNGNQPVIIEDHVTVGHSAIVHGCTIRKGSLVGMGAIVLDGAVINEETSIAAGAIVPGNKTYPPRVMLMGVPARVVRELTESEVQALYETAERYAQKARDAKLADNID; encoded by the coding sequence ATGAGCCAAACTATGAAGAAACCTCAGATTGCCGGCAACGTGTTTCTTGCCGACGGTTGTAAAGTCCTGGGTGAAGTGGAAATCGGAGAGCATTCCAGTGTCTGGTATAACTCCGTCATTCGTGGCGATCTCGCAAAAATACAGATTGGCGAATATACCAATATTCAAGATTTAGTTACGATTCATGTTAACGGAAATCAGCCTGTAATCATAGAAGACCATGTCACCGTCGGCCATTCCGCGATTGTTCATGGATGTACCATCCGCAAGGGGTCCCTTGTCGGGATGGGAGCCATCGTTCTCGATGGTGCAGTAATTAATGAAGAAACTTCTATTGCTGCCGGTGCGATCGTCCCTGGTAACAAAACCTATCCGCCTCGTGTTATGCTCATGGGAGTCCCGGCAAGAGTTGTCAGAGAGCTGACCGAATCGGAGGTTCAAGCGCTGTATGAAACCGCTGAACGTTATGCACAAAAGGCAAGGGACGCAAAATTAGCGGATAATATTGATTAA
- a CDS encoding ABC transporter ATP-binding protein, which yields MAKEINKSYENMPNLGRMGGGGPRRFAPTAKPKNTKATLQRLFGIFMVWRKSFFLAIALTITSATAALFTPYLLGKAINTFDPKTNLVNMPQLLKILLMLVSCYLVGWLIDTSNGMLMAKVTQKLVKYIRTELFAKLQKIPLDFFDTRSHGDTMSRITNDVDNISSTISQTTTQLIASLFTITGSFIMMLVLSPILTLVAMVSIPLFTILTRTIAGHSRRYFLGQQQKLGALNGVIEENIIGLKMVKAFNRQQNVLADFDHLNQELCDYSTKAQIWAGFMMPFMNVINNLSFTFIACAGGILSVKGIISIGVVVSFLTYSKQFGQPLNNIAGMFNNIQSALAGAERVFEIMDEREEVPDKIGTEDLVNPQGNVEFRDVSFFYNPGTPVLTGINFKVSPGEVIALVGETGAGKTTIVNLLTRFYELNQGKILIDNKDITEITRKSLRSCFSVVLQDTCLFSGTIYDNIRYSRPSASDEEVKEAARLAHADEFISRLPKGYDTLVTASTDNLSQGQRQLLAIARAILCDAPILILDEATSSVDTKTEKEIQQALLTLMKDRTSFLIAHRLSTIRDADKILVIGEGKILESGTHAELMETKGVYYKMVISQMGYDESLGLTAGII from the coding sequence ATGGCTAAAGAAATCAATAAGAGTTATGAGAATATGCCTAATTTAGGGAGAATGGGCGGCGGAGGCCCCAGACGTTTTGCTCCCACCGCAAAACCTAAAAATACAAAAGCAACGCTGCAGCGGCTTTTTGGAATTTTTATGGTATGGCGCAAATCATTCTTTTTAGCGATTGCTTTAACCATTACCTCAGCCACAGCGGCTCTTTTTACACCCTATTTGTTAGGGAAGGCAATCAATACCTTCGATCCCAAAACAAATCTGGTAAATATGCCCCAGTTGCTGAAAATACTTCTGATGCTAGTGTCTTGTTACTTGGTTGGCTGGTTGATTGATACGTCAAATGGCATGCTCATGGCTAAAGTCACTCAGAAACTGGTTAAATATATAAGAACAGAGCTGTTTGCCAAACTTCAGAAAATCCCCCTGGATTTTTTTGACACTCGATCTCATGGAGATACCATGAGCAGGATCACCAACGATGTTGATAATATCAGCAGCACGATTTCTCAAACAACGACTCAGCTCATAGCGAGCCTATTCACAATCACCGGTTCCTTTATCATGATGCTCGTTCTGAGCCCGATTTTAACCCTTGTGGCCATGGTTTCCATACCTTTGTTCACCATATTAACCAGGACCATTGCCGGTCACAGCCGCAGGTATTTTTTAGGACAGCAGCAGAAATTGGGCGCATTAAACGGCGTGATTGAAGAGAACATTATCGGACTTAAAATGGTCAAAGCCTTCAACCGCCAACAAAATGTTTTAGCTGATTTTGACCATCTCAATCAGGAACTTTGTGATTATTCCACGAAGGCTCAGATCTGGGCCGGTTTCATGATGCCGTTTATGAATGTTATTAATAACCTTAGTTTTACCTTTATCGCCTGTGCCGGAGGAATTCTGTCAGTCAAAGGAATCATAAGCATTGGCGTAGTTGTCAGTTTTCTGACCTATTCTAAACAATTTGGCCAGCCTTTAAATAATATCGCCGGGATGTTTAATAACATCCAGTCGGCATTGGCGGGTGCAGAACGAGTCTTTGAAATCATGGATGAGCGGGAGGAAGTTCCTGATAAAATAGGAACTGAGGACTTGGTGAATCCCCAAGGAAATGTAGAGTTTCGCGATGTGTCATTCTTTTACAATCCCGGCACACCGGTATTAACCGGAATAAATTTTAAGGTCAGTCCCGGTGAAGTCATTGCCTTAGTCGGTGAAACGGGAGCTGGGAAAACAACCATCGTCAATCTTCTGACTCGCTTTTATGAATTGAATCAAGGTAAAATTCTTATTGACAACAAAGATATTACGGAAATAACCAGGAAGAGTCTAAGAAGTTGTTTCTCCGTAGTACTGCAAGATACTTGTTTGTTCAGCGGTACCATCTACGATAATATTCGCTATTCCAGACCGAGTGCCTCGGATGAGGAAGTCAAAGAAGCGGCAAGACTGGCGCATGCGGATGAATTCATATCCCGCTTGCCTAAAGGCTATGACACGCTTGTAACAGCCAGTACGGATAACCTTAGTCAGGGACAGCGCCAACTGCTGGCCATTGCCCGGGCCATCCTCTGCGATGCTCCAATCTTAATCTTGGATGAGGCCACAAGCAGTGTTGATACCAAAACGGAAAAGGAAATTCAGCAGGCCTTGCTTACTCTGATGAAGGATCGCACGAGCTTTTTAATTGCCCATCGTCTTTCAACGATTCGCGATGCCGATAAAATATTGGTCATCGGCGAGGGCAAGATCTTGGAAAGCGGAACTCACGCTGAACTTATGGAAACTAAAGGAGTTTATTATAAAATGGTCATCAGCCAAATGGGCTATGATGAGAGTTTGGGACTGACTGCGGGTATAATCTAG
- a CDS encoding GntR family transcriptional regulator: MKPIYIQISEWLETEILRANLKEEERIYSQYQLAEMFNINPATAAKGLNILVDENIAFKKRGLGLFVSSDAKKFILHKRRSQVLNQMIKELVLEAKQLDVKKTELMDLIEKACEEIEGDKE; this comes from the coding sequence ATGAAGCCAATCTACATCCAAATATCCGAATGGCTGGAAACGGAAATATTGCGGGCTAACCTTAAAGAAGAGGAACGTATCTATTCGCAATATCAACTGGCAGAAATGTTCAATATTAATCCTGCCACTGCGGCTAAAGGGCTAAATATTCTGGTGGATGAAAATATTGCCTTTAAGAAGAGGGGGTTGGGGCTCTTTGTATCGTCCGATGCCAAAAAATTCATTCTTCATAAACGCAGAAGCCAGGTTTTAAATCAGATGATTAAAGAGCTTGTGCTTGAAGCGAAGCAATTAGATGTCAAAAAGACTGAATTGATGGATCTAATAGAGAAGGCTTGCGAAGAGATTGAGGGGGATAAGGAATGA
- the hcp gene encoding hydroxylamine reductase, producing MSMFCFQCQETAKGTGCTIKGVCGKTENVANLQDLLIYTLKGISVFAVQARELGIVKPEINKFIMESLFTTITNANFDRSRIVARIEEGLKLRDELKQAIIKAGGTIAADLHDAATWTAPAGEFEQKAASVGVLATENEDVRSLRELLTYGLKGIAAYAEHAYTLAYKDDGIFAFIEKALAATLDNTLPADALVGLVLEAGKYGVEVMALLDKANTTTYGNPELTKVNIGVRNNPAILISGHDLKDLEELLIQTQGTGVDVYTHGEMLPAHYYPAFKKYENFVGNYGNAWYKQDKEFESFNGPIVLTTNCLIPPKDSYKDRLYTTGVVGFEGVKHIPERADGQTKDFSAIIAQAKKCPPPTEIETGEIVGGFAHNQVLALADKVVEAVKSGAIKRFFVMAGCDGRMKNRDYYANFAEALPKDTVILTAGCAKYKYNKLNLGDIGGIPRVLDAGQCNDSYSLAVIALKLKEVFGLEDVNQLPISYNIAWYEQKAVIVLLALLYLGVKNIHLGPTLPAFLSPNVAKVLVENFGIAGITNVEDDLKIFLG from the coding sequence ATGAGTATGTTTTGTTTTCAATGTCAGGAAACCGCTAAAGGAACCGGCTGCACCATCAAAGGAGTTTGCGGAAAAACCGAAAATGTAGCTAATTTGCAGGATCTTCTCATTTACACATTAAAAGGAATCTCCGTTTTTGCTGTTCAAGCAAGAGAACTGGGGATTGTAAAGCCTGAGATTAATAAATTCATTATGGAAAGCCTCTTCACCACCATTACCAATGCGAACTTCGACCGAAGCCGCATTGTGGCAAGAATTGAAGAAGGACTTAAACTCCGGGACGAACTTAAGCAAGCAATTATTAAAGCCGGCGGGACCATAGCGGCAGACTTACATGATGCCGCAACCTGGACAGCTCCTGCTGGGGAGTTTGAGCAAAAAGCAGCTAGCGTGGGAGTTTTAGCAACAGAAAATGAAGATGTTCGTTCGTTAAGAGAATTACTCACTTATGGTTTAAAAGGAATCGCTGCCTATGCGGAGCATGCCTATACCCTGGCATATAAAGATGATGGGATTTTTGCCTTCATTGAAAAGGCTTTAGCAGCAACCCTAGACAACACTCTGCCTGCCGATGCCCTTGTGGGTTTAGTCTTAGAAGCAGGAAAATACGGTGTAGAGGTTATGGCTCTGTTGGATAAGGCTAACACCACAACCTACGGAAACCCTGAGCTAACCAAAGTAAATATTGGCGTCAGGAACAATCCCGCCATTCTGATCAGTGGTCATGATTTGAAGGATCTTGAAGAATTACTAATTCAGACTCAAGGGACCGGGGTTGATGTCTATACTCACGGTGAAATGCTTCCTGCCCATTACTATCCGGCCTTTAAGAAATACGAAAATTTCGTAGGTAACTATGGTAATGCTTGGTATAAACAAGATAAAGAATTCGAATCCTTTAACGGACCGATTGTTTTAACCACTAACTGCCTCATTCCGCCTAAGGATTCCTACAAGGATCGTCTTTATACAACCGGTGTTGTTGGTTTTGAGGGAGTTAAGCACATCCCTGAGCGTGCCGATGGCCAAACGAAAGATTTTTCGGCAATCATCGCACAAGCTAAGAAATGCCCTCCGCCGACTGAAATTGAAACCGGTGAAATTGTCGGAGGCTTTGCTCACAATCAAGTCCTGGCCCTTGCCGATAAAGTCGTTGAAGCTGTTAAATCAGGTGCGATTAAACGTTTCTTCGTTATGGCTGGCTGTGATGGCCGCATGAAGAACCGTGACTACTATGCCAACTTCGCCGAAGCTTTGCCGAAGGATACTGTCATCCTCACGGCAGGTTGTGCAAAATATAAATACAATAAGCTCAATTTGGGAGACATCGGTGGTATTCCCAGAGTCCTCGATGCAGGACAATGCAACGATTCCTACTCTTTGGCAGTAATTGCTCTGAAACTCAAAGAAGTTTTCGGACTGGAGGATGTCAACCAACTTCCAATTTCCTATAACATCGCTTGGTACGAGCAAAAAGCTGTCATCGTCTTACTGGCTTTACTCTACCTTGGTGTGAAAAACATTCACCTTGGACCCACACTTCCTGCTTTCTTATCCCCCAATGTAGCCAAAGTCCTTGTTGAAAACTTTGGTATTGCAGGAATAACTAATGTCGAGGATGACCTGAAAATCTTTTTAGGTTAA
- a CDS encoding ABC transporter ATP-binding protein, with the protein MTVIQGENLTKSYGKILALDHLTFQIEENKLTGLIGRNGAGKTTLLKIIAGYLQPTQGEIKVFFQNPFNSLQVSANIIFIDNHMMFPPAFRLKDILSEVSRFYNNWDKKLAQRLFDYFSFNPKQRHSSLSKGNQSTFNMIIGLAAHCPLTIFDEPTSGMDSAVRKDFYRALLKDYLEYPRTIILSSHLLSEVEDILEDILLLREGTRCLHQSVLDLKEYALGLKGPKQRVIEGLEGKEILYSEEFAQGSLYAVIKNQGLTSQEFVKQEDLELLPVPLEDLCIYLTGNTKGGIDHVFKQ; encoded by the coding sequence ATGACAGTTATCCAGGGGGAGAATCTTACTAAATCCTACGGCAAAATTTTAGCCTTAGATCATTTGACCTTCCAAATCGAAGAAAATAAACTCACCGGTCTGATTGGCAGAAATGGAGCGGGAAAAACAACATTGTTGAAAATTATAGCGGGTTATTTGCAGCCCACCCAGGGAGAGATTAAGGTTTTTTTCCAGAATCCTTTTAACAGTCTTCAGGTTTCAGCCAACATTATCTTCATAGATAACCACATGATGTTTCCACCAGCCTTCAGGCTGAAGGATATTTTAAGTGAAGTTTCCCGATTCTATAACAATTGGGATAAAAAACTTGCTCAAAGATTATTTGATTATTTTTCTTTTAACCCCAAACAGCGGCATAGCAGCTTGTCCAAGGGTAATCAAAGTACGTTTAACATGATAATCGGCCTTGCGGCCCATTGCCCGCTGACAATCTTTGATGAGCCGACAAGCGGGATGGATTCCGCTGTAAGAAAGGACTTTTATCGAGCTCTGCTTAAGGACTACCTTGAATATCCTCGTACCATAATCCTATCCAGTCATTTGCTGAGTGAAGTAGAGGATATTTTAGAAGATATTCTTCTTCTTAGAGAAGGGACTAGATGCCTTCATCAGTCCGTTCTTGATCTCAAGGAATATGCACTTGGTCTTAAAGGACCGAAGCAAAGGGTTATAGAGGGGCTTGAAGGTAAGGAAATTCTTTATTCTGAGGAGTTCGCCCAGGGAAGCCTGTATGCAGTGATAAAGAATCAAGGCTTAACCTCTCAGGAGTTTGTTAAGCAGGAGGATCTTGAATTGCTGCCGGTGCCCCTTGAAGACCTATGCATATATTTAACGGGCAATACCAAAGGGGGGATTGACCATGTCTTTAAACAATAA
- a CDS encoding tRNA threonylcarbamoyladenosine dehydratase, whose amino-acid sequence MEQIFSRTELLIGSEGLEKLHHSTVLVFGIGGVGSYAVEALARAAIGHLILVDFDEISISNLNRQIHALHSTIGEAKVEVMKHRIKEINPEARVETFKEFISAENVDDFLQKKPDYVVDAIDTVSSKVILVKECLAQEIPLISSMGAGNRLTAENYRVSDISKTSGDPLAKTMRKLLRQEGITRGVKVVFSSEPPIAPLSSFSPAAPSSDNSTTSNSENEETITIQKRQTPGSISFVPSVVGLLIAGEVVRDLLKR is encoded by the coding sequence TTGGAACAAATATTTTCGAGAACAGAACTTTTAATTGGCAGCGAGGGCTTAGAGAAACTTCATCACAGCACAGTCCTCGTTTTCGGAATAGGAGGAGTCGGTTCCTACGCCGTTGAAGCACTTGCCCGCGCCGCCATCGGCCATTTAATTCTCGTGGATTTCGACGAGATTAGTATTTCAAATCTCAACCGTCAAATCCACGCCCTTCACTCGACAATTGGCGAAGCTAAGGTAGAGGTTATGAAACACCGAATCAAAGAGATAAATCCGGAGGCTCGAGTTGAAACCTTCAAAGAATTTATTTCAGCAGAAAATGTTGATGATTTCCTGCAAAAGAAACCGGACTATGTGGTGGATGCCATCGATACAGTTTCCAGCAAAGTAATTTTAGTCAAAGAATGTCTGGCACAGGAAATACCGTTAATCTCAAGTATGGGTGCCGGCAACAGGCTTACAGCTGAAAATTACCGGGTCAGTGATATTTCAAAAACCAGTGGTGACCCCCTTGCGAAAACCATGCGCAAATTGCTGCGTCAAGAAGGAATCACTCGAGGCGTTAAGGTCGTATTCAGTTCCGAGCCCCCGATCGCCCCTCTTTCTTCATTCTCTCCGGCGGCTCCTTCTTCCGACAATTCAACGACTAGTAATTCCGAAAACGAAGAAACCATCACGATACAAAAGCGTCAAACTCCAGGAAGTATCTCCTTTGTACCGTCGGTCGTGGGGTTGCTCATAGCGGGAGAAGTTGTCCGTGATTTATTAAAGAGATGA
- a CDS encoding DUF5317 domain-containing protein: MLIETLILSLIISLLCGGKLSRLGELALREFWLVLMAFLLQGIVYWASLRHIGLVTGWLSSLLDTVSYLLLLIFTLRNRSLHGIWLIAGGVFLNTLVIALNGGAMPVDPLFLPETSRKALLAGQGTHGLMTAATHLKVLADRFYLAVPGLQKQVFSIGDCLIDIGCFTLVFRTTRRTVNKQERKTT, encoded by the coding sequence ATGCTTATTGAGACCTTGATTTTATCACTGATTATAAGTCTATTATGCGGAGGAAAACTAAGTCGTTTGGGTGAGCTGGCCTTGCGGGAGTTTTGGCTTGTCCTAATGGCTTTTTTATTACAAGGCATCGTTTATTGGGCGAGCCTGCGACATATTGGCCTGGTTACCGGTTGGTTAAGCTCGTTACTTGATACGGTGTCATATCTTTTGCTGCTGATCTTTACTTTACGAAATCGTTCTCTACATGGGATTTGGTTAATTGCTGGGGGAGTTTTTCTCAATACATTAGTAATAGCTTTAAATGGGGGTGCTATGCCCGTCGATCCCCTTTTTCTGCCGGAAACCAGCCGGAAGGCCTTGCTGGCCGGACAAGGTACCCATGGATTGATGACTGCAGCAACTCATTTAAAAGTTTTGGCGGATCGGTTCTATTTGGCTGTTCCTGGGCTTCAGAAACAAGTGTTTAGTATTGGAGATTGTCTTATTGATATAGGATGCTTTACGTTGGTTTTTAGGACGACAAGGAGAACAGTCAACAAGCAAGAACGGAAAACTACATAA
- a CDS encoding NADH-dependent [FeFe] hydrogenase, group A6: protein MDVQLTINDIQLAVPEGMSILDAARTVNIDIPTLCYLNLHEMRLNNHIASCRVCLVEVEGRRTLAPACSTPVFNNMVVKTDTPRAIQARRTMVELLLSDHPKSCLTCAKNLDCDLQALAADLGVRNISYEGEESEFEIDKSSLAIIRDPNKCIRCRRCETMCNDVQTVGVYSAVGRGFETVVKTAFNLPQHETSCTFCGQCIAVCPTGALMELDQVDKVWKALNDPTRFVIVETAPAVRVALGEGFGLEPGTIVTGKMVAALRRLGFDRVFDTEFGADVTIMEEATELIHRLKHRGRLPILTSCCPAWVKFFEHQFPDLLDIPSTCKSPHEMLGVLAKSYYADTYGLDPQKITVVSVMPCVAKKYEAARPELGQDPVTPDVDIVITTRELSRMIREAGIHFERLNDEEFDHPLGESTGAAVVFGTTGGVIEAALRTAYEWLTGKPLENVEFESLRGMDGIKEALVPIEGQDFKIAVTHGLGNARTILEKIQSGEAQYDAIEIMACPGGCIGGGGQPYHHGNVEILKARAAAIYKEDRSKPRRKSHENPAVLELYKNYIGEPYGERAHELLHTSFTQRPKI, encoded by the coding sequence ATGGATGTACAATTAACGATTAATGATATACAGCTCGCCGTACCCGAAGGAATGTCTATTCTTGATGCCGCAAGAACTGTTAATATCGATATTCCAACCTTATGCTATTTGAACTTACATGAAATGAGGCTTAATAACCACATTGCCTCCTGCCGTGTCTGTCTGGTGGAAGTAGAAGGCCGCCGAACTTTGGCTCCGGCCTGCTCTACGCCGGTATTTAATAATATGGTCGTTAAAACTGATACTCCCCGAGCTATTCAGGCAAGACGAACCATGGTGGAGCTTCTGCTGTCCGATCATCCAAAATCTTGTTTAACTTGTGCCAAGAATCTAGACTGTGACCTGCAGGCTCTCGCCGCAGATCTTGGAGTGCGAAATATCTCTTACGAGGGCGAAGAGTCTGAATTTGAAATTGATAAATCCAGTCTCGCAATTATTCGTGACCCCAATAAATGTATCCGCTGCCGGCGCTGTGAAACCATGTGTAACGATGTGCAAACCGTTGGTGTTTATTCCGCCGTCGGGCGCGGTTTTGAAACGGTGGTGAAGACTGCCTTCAATTTGCCTCAGCATGAAACGTCTTGTACATTCTGCGGACAATGCATTGCCGTTTGTCCTACGGGAGCTTTGATGGAATTGGATCAAGTCGATAAGGTTTGGAAAGCCCTCAACGATCCGACGCGCTTTGTGATTGTGGAAACAGCACCGGCGGTAAGGGTTGCTCTGGGGGAAGGCTTTGGCCTTGAACCCGGAACCATCGTCACCGGTAAAATGGTCGCTGCTCTTCGCCGTCTCGGCTTTGACCGGGTCTTTGATACGGAATTTGGAGCCGATGTGACCATCATGGAAGAGGCTACGGAACTCATTCACCGCCTGAAACATAGAGGCCGGCTGCCGATCCTGACAAGCTGCTGCCCCGCCTGGGTCAAGTTCTTTGAACATCAATTTCCTGATCTCTTAGATATTCCATCCACGTGCAAATCGCCTCATGAAATGCTAGGTGTTTTAGCCAAAAGCTATTACGCCGATACCTACGGGCTTGATCCCCAGAAAATCACCGTTGTTTCCGTCATGCCCTGTGTCGCCAAGAAATATGAAGCGGCCCGGCCCGAACTCGGGCAAGATCCCGTCACACCGGATGTGGACATTGTTATTACCACCCGTGAATTATCGCGAATGATTCGAGAAGCGGGGATTCACTTTGAACGTCTTAATGATGAAGAATTCGACCATCCATTAGGGGAGTCCACTGGGGCCGCCGTAGTTTTCGGCACGACCGGAGGAGTTATTGAAGCAGCCTTAAGAACCGCCTACGAGTGGTTGACAGGGAAACCGCTGGAAAACGTTGAATTTGAGAGTCTTCGCGGTATGGATGGAATTAAGGAAGCCTTAGTCCCTATTGAAGGGCAAGACTTTAAAATAGCAGTGACCCATGGTCTAGGCAATGCGCGAACAATTTTAGAGAAAATACAATCGGGAGAAGCCCAATATGATGCCATAGAAATTATGGCTTGCCCAGGAGGATGTATCGGAGGCGGCGGTCAGCCTTATCATCACGGAAATGTGGAAATCCTTAAGGCCCGTGCTGCCGCGATCTACAAAGAGGATCGTTCCAAGCCCCGCCGCAAATCTCACGAAAATCCTGCCGTCTTAGAGCTCTACAAAAACTACATCGGCGAACCTTATGGCGAACGAGCCCATGAGCTTCTCCACACCAGCTTCACTCAACGCCCTAAAATTTAG
- a CDS encoding HD-GYP domain-containing protein, translating to MNTLSGKFKILFIFGILAVASESLPVALPRGGFVTVNYAVCFSAAILFPSCGALIVSAVGGLFPLGKASKDAPLYKRVFNGSQYLLSQAAALYVLKLTGIEGFHTKVFPLIIYILVAFVYMITNIFIVTIALGFLQRKSPWSIWISNMRWALPNFMALVPVGYLMALIFYNYGALGLFLLFIPLLVCRHSFQLYMDMRENYLNTVEALVQALEAKDKYTSGHSARVGKLAVAIAEEMKMNEDKTEFLKYAAVLHDVGKIGVSEIILNKEGKLLDSEWESIRSHPVIGETIIKSIKFMFDIGQVVRHHHERYDGKGYPDGIQGEEIPLESRIIAVADTYDAITSDRSYRKGKTHEEAIEELKKVAGSQLDPKLVEVFCKAVTTESAYQVMNAGKVQIVSSY from the coding sequence ATGAATACTTTATCTGGAAAATTTAAAATCCTTTTTATTTTTGGAATCTTGGCAGTTGCCAGCGAATCTCTGCCAGTTGCTCTTCCAAGAGGTGGATTTGTTACGGTTAATTATGCAGTTTGCTTTTCAGCAGCGATCCTTTTTCCTTCTTGTGGAGCTCTTATTGTTTCAGCTGTAGGAGGCCTATTTCCTTTAGGAAAAGCGTCTAAAGATGCGCCTCTATATAAACGGGTATTTAACGGTTCTCAATATCTATTATCGCAAGCAGCAGCTTTATATGTTTTAAAGCTGACGGGAATAGAAGGTTTTCATACAAAAGTATTTCCTTTAATAATATATATATTGGTAGCCTTTGTTTACATGATTACAAATATTTTTATAGTAACTATAGCTCTGGGCTTTCTTCAAAGAAAGTCTCCCTGGTCAATATGGATAAGTAATATGCGTTGGGCTTTGCCAAACTTCATGGCTCTTGTGCCGGTGGGCTATTTAATGGCCTTAATCTTTTATAATTATGGAGCCTTAGGACTTTTTCTGCTTTTTATCCCCCTCTTGGTTTGCCGCCATTCCTTTCAGCTCTATATGGATATGCGCGAAAATTACCTTAATACTGTTGAGGCTCTTGTTCAGGCGCTTGAGGCAAAAGACAAATATACGAGCGGACATTCCGCTAGAGTTGGGAAACTTGCTGTCGCTATAGCAGAAGAAATGAAGATGAATGAAGATAAGACAGAGTTTCTAAAATATGCGGCTGTATTGCATGACGTCGGAAAAATAGGGGTTAGCGAAATAATCTTAAATAAAGAAGGCAAATTGTTGGATTCTGAGTGGGAATCCATTCGCAGTCATCCGGTTATTGGGGAAACCATTATCAAAAGCATAAAATTCATGTTCGATATCGGACAAGTAGTTCGCCATCATCATGAGCGTTATGATGGAAAAGGCTATCCCGATGGGATTCAAGGAGAGGAAATTCCTCTGGAGTCTCGGATTATTGCTGTAGCCGATACGTATGATGCTATTACGTCAGATCGGAGTTACCGCAAAGGGAAGACTCATGAGGAGGCCATTGAAGAGCTGAAGAAAGTTGCCGGATCACAATTAGACCCTAAATTGGTTGAGGTTTTTTGTAAAGCCGTCACAACAGAATCGGCATACCAGGTAATGAATGCCGGGAAGGTTCAGATAGTTTCGTCCTACTGA